The Oryzihumus leptocrescens sequence GCAGATCGAGGAACGCCACGCCGCCGTGATCGCGCCGACGGGCGACCCAGCCCGTGAGCGTGACGGTCTGACCGGCGTGGTCGGCACGCAGGGTGCCGGCCTCGTGACTGCGAAGCACGGTGATGTCCTTAGCTAGGGGGTGTGCGGGATGCCCGCCCATCCTACGGACTTCGGTGCCCCCACCCCGAACCGGTTATCCGCCGTCGACCTCGCTGAGCAGGTGCTTCGGCGCCTGCGTGCGCCACGAGTCGGTGACCACCTCGGCCAGCACCTGCCCGTCGACCGCGTCGAGACGCACGAGCACGGACCTGTAGCCGTCGTAGTGCTCGGTGGTGAAGAACGTCGCCGGGTCCGAGGCGAGCAGCGCCTCCTTCCCCCCCAGGTCGGCGACCCGCACCACGACCACCCCGGGGTTGGGCACCTTGGGCTTCCTGGGGTCCATCCGCTCGCGCCACAGCCAGACGAACTGCCTCCCGGCCACCCGGAAGGTGAAGCCGTCCTCCTCTGTCGTCCCCGGCAGCGCCAGCGCGACGCGCCGGACGTCCTCCTGGGTCACCATCGCCAGCCCCCTCTCGCCTCCCCCCACGGTATGTCGTGTGCGCCGGCCCGCGGACAGCAACAGGCCTTGTCCATCGATTCGAACACCTGTACTATATGAGCAGGGGGTTTGGCATGGACGGTCTGGACACGGCGCTCGACATCGAGCTGGCGCAGGTGTGTGGCGGGTTGAACCAGCTGCATGCCCGGCTGGTGAGGCTGGTCGCCGGTGCCCTCACCGCAGAGGAGTGGGCCGGCGACGGGGTGCGCTCCCCCGAGCACTGGCTGGTGCTGCGGGCCGGGCTGTCCCCTTCGCGGGCGCGCGAGGTCGTCGCCCTGGCGCGGCGCGAGGCCGAGCTGCCGACCCTGATGGACACCTTCGCCGGCGGGCATCTCTCACTCGACCAGGTGTCGACCGTGGCCAGGCACGCCCCGGCCCCGATGGAGGCCTCGGTGACCGAGCTCGCGGTCAACGCCACGGTGCCCCGGCTCCGGCGCACCCTGTCCCGTTACGCCTTCCCCGACGAGCCCGCCAGCACTGCTGACCCCTCGGTCGACGCCCCTGCCACCAACGACGGCGCCGAGGACGCGGGTCCGCCGATGGCCCCCACCCCGGAACGTCGGGTCGAGGAGCCGGCCGACCTCGCGATGGGCTGTGACGCCGACGGCCGGTTCACGCTGCGGTTCTCCGCCCCACCCGACCTCGGCGCCCTGGTGGAGGCGGCGCTGATGGAGGCCCGGGACGCGCTCTTCCACGCCGGGCGCCCGGAAGTCACCTGGGCCACGGCTCTGGCCGAGGTCTGCGAGCGCTCCCTGGCCAACCCACCCTCACCTGGTCGGCGCGACGCGTTCCGGGTGCTGGTCCACCTCGACACCGACGGGGCCTGGCTGAACGCCCGCCCTGCCCTCCCGCGGCACCTGCTCCACAAGCTCACCTGCGAGGGGTCGCTGCGCCCGCTCTGGGTCACCGAGGGGCACCCCGTCAACGTCGGCCGGGCCCTGCGCATCGTCCCCGACCGCACCCGGCGCCTGGTTGAGGACCGCGACCGCGGCTGCCGCTTCCCCGGCTGCGCTGCGACGGCCGTCGTCAAGGTCCACCACGTCATCCACTGGGCCGACGGCGGCCCGACCGACACCCCCAACCTGGTCAGCCTGTGCCCGCACCACCACGACCGGCACCACGCGGTCGACTACGACATCCGGGGCGACGCCGACCTGCCTGACGGGCTGACCTTCACCAACCGGTGGGGCCACCTGATCCGCCCGGCACCCGCCTACCGGCCACCGATCCCGAGCCACTCACCAGATCCATCCAGCCGACCAGATTCGGTGGGCTCGGCAGGCCAGGGCAGCCCACCGGATTCGCCGGGCTCGCCAGACCAGGGCAGCCCACCGGATCCGGGCAGCTCAGCAGACCCCGGCGGACACGGCGCCGTGCCCGGACACACCGGAGGGCCGACGGCCCCGCCCTACGACGGACCCACCGGCGAGATCCTGCACAGCAGGTGGGTCACCTTCACCGAGTCCGCACCCATCCCGGCCTGACGCCGGGGAGCGCGCGCCGGAGCACTGCGCCGGCGCGCGTGGGTAGGGGTGGTGCGAACCGCAACGTGACGCCGGACCACGTGGGTAGGGGTCGCGCGAACCGCCGCGTGACGCCGGACCACGTGGGTAGGGGTCGCGCGAACCGCAGCGTGACGCCGGACCACGCGAGGTCAGGGAGTCGTCCGGCAGCTCAGCCGAGGACGTCGCCGTCGAGGTAGACCCACCGGCCACCACGCCGACCAAACCGGCTGCGTTCGTGCAGCACCCCGCGTTCGCGACCCTGCCGCCACGACGCGCGGAACTCCACCTCACCCTGGTCGTCGTCGGGCCCACCGGCGCGCGTGTCGAGGACCTCGAGGCCGGTCCACGTCAGGTCCGGGTCCAGCGCCAGGTCAGCAGGCCGGTGCGCCGGGTGCCAGGTCCGCGAGAGGTAGTCCCCCGCGCCCACCGCGAACGCGGCGTACCGCGAGCGCATCAGCTCCTCTGCCGTCAGCGGCGTTCGTTCCCCGTCATGCAGCGGCTGGCAGCACACGGCATACGCCGCACCACTCCCGCAGGGGCAGCTGCGAGTGGACGCACCGCCTCGCCCTGTGCCACGGCCGAACGTGCCCCCGGCGGACGCGCCAGCACCTGGCGTGTGAGAACCGGACGTGCCAGAACCCGGCGGGCTAGCACCGGACGCGCCCGAACCGAAGGCACCGCTCATGACCGGTCTCCCTGCGGTCGGACCAACGAGGAGGGCGCGTCCGCCAGGGCCTCGACCACCGCCGCCAGGGCAGGGCTCTCCCCCATCGTGCGCCGCCACACCGCCGTCACCGTGCGGGTCGGCACCGGGGCGACGACGTGGACCGCGACCACCCCGGCCGGCAGCTCGCCGCGCCCGAGCCGCGGCACCAGCGCCACCGCCAGCCCCTGCGCCACGAGGGCGATGTGGGAGGCGAACTCCGCGGCGAAGTGCTCGATCCGCGGGGCCCGGCCGATGTCGTGGAACATCTTGGTCAGCCACTGGTGGCAGATCGACCCCGGCGCCACGCTCACCCAGCGCTCCCCGGCGAGCTCTGCCGCCGAGACCCGCTCCCGTCCAGCCAGCGGGTGCTCGCAGTGCACCAGCACGTCGGCGTAGTCCGACCCGAGGTGGCGGCAGGTCAGGTGGTCCGGGATCGCCAGCGGCAGCGGCTCCCAGTTGTGCACCACGGCCAGGTCCACCTGTCCGGTCGCCACCAGGCTGACCGCATCCCACGGCTCGGCCTCGCTGAGCGTGACCTCAAGCTCGGGCGAGGACTCCCGCAGCGCAGCCAGTGCCGGAGCCACGACGCCCCGGGCCGCCGTGGCGAAGCTGGCCAGCCGGACCCGTCCGGCAGGCCGCCCCGTGGTCGACTGCAGCTGGGACTCCAGCTGCTCCATCTGGGCGAGCAGGTCGTGCGCCGAGGCCGCGAGCAGGCGGCCGGCCTCGGTGAGCATCACCCCGCGCCCGTACTTCTCCAGCAGCGCGACCCCCGCCCGGGCCTCGAGCCGCTTGACCTGCTGGGACACGGCGCTGGCGGTGTAGCCGAGCGAGTCCGCCGCCGCCGCAACGGATCCCAGTCGGTCCACCGCCGCGAGGGACCGCAGCGCCACCGCATCGATCATGTAGCGAGGCTACATCGTCGTGCCAAGAAACGTTTGCTGGTGCTTCATGGTGCGACACGGCACGGTAGTGGCATGCCCTCCGCCACGCTGCCCGCCCGCGACGCTGCCCTCGCGACCCTCGTCGCCGTCGTGTGGGGGGTCAACTTCATCGCCATCGACCGCGGTCTGGCCAGCGTGCCGCCGCTGCTGTTCGTCGCGCTGCGCTTCGTGCTGGTGTGCTTCCCCGCGGTGTTCCTGGTCCCCCGCCCCGCCGTCCCCTGGCGCCTCGTGGTGACGATCGGGCTGTTCATGAGCCTGGGCCAGTTCGCGCTCGTCTACGTCGCCATGCACCTCGGCATGCCGGCCGGGCTCACCCCGCTGGTGCTGCAGAGCCAGGTCCTGCTCACCGTGCTCTTCTCCAGCGTGGCGCTGCGCGAACGACCCACCCGAGGCCAGCTGCTCGGCGTCCTGGTGGGCGCCGCCGGGCTGGCCGTCGTCGCGGTGGGGCGAGGCCCCCACGCCCCGCTGCTGCCCCTGCTCCTCGTCGTGGCCGCGGCCACCTCCTGGGCCATCGGCAACGTCGTCGCCCGGCACGCCCGCCCGACCTCGGGGCTGTCCATGGTGGTGTGGTCCGGGCTGGTCGTGCCGGTGCCCCTGCTGGCCCTGTCGCTGCTGGGCGAGGGCCCCGCCGCGGTCTCCGCCGCGGTGACCCACCCGGACCTGGGCGCGCTCGGCAGCGCCGCGTTCACGGCATACCTGGCGTCGCTGCTCGGCTACGGCCTGTGGAACTCGCTGCTGGCGCGCCACCCCGCCACGGCGGTCGTCCCGTTCACGATGCTCGTCCCCGTGGCCGGCATCGCCGCGGCCTGGCTGGCGCTGGGCGAGGTGCCCACGGCCACCGAGCTGACGGGCGGCCTGATGCTCCTCGCCGGGGTCGCCGCCGCGGTGTTGCTCTCACGCCGCCGCCAGACCAGCCTGCGCCGGGCCGCGACGCACACCGCCGCCCCGGTGACCGGGGCGGCGGTGGGTGCGAGTGCAGCTCCCGAGGGAGCCGTGGATCAGCGGTATGCCGGGTGCTCCGGCCAGGGTGCGTCGTAGGGCCGCAGCGTGCCCCAGTCGAGCTCCCTGGCCGCGTAGGCGGTCAGGATGCCGATGATCGCGGCGGGGTTGTGGAGACGGCCGGTGAGCACCGCGGCCACCGCCTCGTTGAGGTCGACCCACCGCACGGGCATCCCGTGCTCCTCGGCCTCGCGCTGGTGCCGCTCCTCGTGCGGCACGGACGCGAGGTCACGGGCCAGGAACAGGCGCAGCACCTCGGACAGGCCGCCGGGTGAGGCGAAGTGGTCGACCAGGACGTTCCATGTCCCGGCCGTCAGGTCGGCCTCCTCGTGCAGCTCGCGCGCGGCGGCCTCCCACGGCGGCTCACCCTCGACGTCGAGCAGCCCGGCGGGCAGCTCCCAGTCGTAGTGGCCGACGGGGTGGCGGTACTGCTGGACGAGCAGGATCCGGCCCTTGTCGTCCATCGCGACGGTGCCGACGGCGCCGGGGTGCAGGACGTACTCCCGGCGCACGGTGCCGGCCTCGCCGAGGTCGACCGTGTCGCGCACGACGTCCCACACCATGCCCTCGAGCAGCACCTCGCGCTCGGAGACCGGCCGGGACTCCAGCCGGTCCCGCAGCTCGTGGGCGGACAGGGACGGCGCGTCGAGGCTCACGGCGCCGCGACCGGGTCGGCCTGCTCGGCCTCGGCGTGGTCGGCGCGGGGACGCTCGACCTCCACGAGGCGGGCCTGGCGCTGCTGGTCGATCGCCGCGCCGACCAGGCCGGCGAACAGTGGGTGGGCCTTGTCCGGGCGGGACAGGAACTCCGGGTGCGCCTGGGTGGAGACGTAGTACGGGTGCACGTCGGCGGGCAGCTCGACGAACTCCACCAGCGTGCCGTCCGGCGAGGTGCCCGAGAAGCGCAGGCCAGCCTGCTCGAGCTGCTCGCGGTAGGAGTTGTTGACCTCGTAGCGGTGGCGGTGCCGCTCCTCGACCTTGGTCGAGCCGTAGGTCTCGGCCACGACCGACCCCTCGGCGAGCGCCGCGGGGTACAGCCCCAGGCGCATCGTGCCACCGAGGTCACCGGCGCCCTCGACGAACGCCTTCTGCTCCTCCATCGTCGCGATGACCGGGTGCTCGGTGCCCGGGTCGAACTCGCTGGAGGAGGCGTCGGCGATGCCGGCGACGGTGCGGGCGTACTCGATGACCATGCACTGCAGGCCCAGGCAGATGCCCAGGGTCGGCACACCACGCTCGCGCGCCCAGCGCAGCGCGCCGAGCTTGCCCTCGATGCCGCGGACGCCGAAGCCGCC is a genomic window containing:
- a CDS encoding HNH endonuclease signature motif containing protein; the encoded protein is MDGLDTALDIELAQVCGGLNQLHARLVRLVAGALTAEEWAGDGVRSPEHWLVLRAGLSPSRAREVVALARREAELPTLMDTFAGGHLSLDQVSTVARHAPAPMEASVTELAVNATVPRLRRTLSRYAFPDEPASTADPSVDAPATNDGAEDAGPPMAPTPERRVEEPADLAMGCDADGRFTLRFSAPPDLGALVEAALMEARDALFHAGRPEVTWATALAEVCERSLANPPSPGRRDAFRVLVHLDTDGAWLNARPALPRHLLHKLTCEGSLRPLWVTEGHPVNVGRALRIVPDRTRRLVEDRDRGCRFPGCAATAVVKVHHVIHWADGGPTDTPNLVSLCPHHHDRHHAVDYDIRGDADLPDGLTFTNRWGHLIRPAPAYRPPIPSHSPDPSSRPDSVGSAGQGSPPDSPGSPDQGSPPDPGSSADPGGHGAVPGHTGGPTAPPYDGPTGEILHSRWVTFTESAPIPA
- a CDS encoding MmcQ/YjbR family DNA-binding protein, with protein sequence MVTQEDVRRVALALPGTTEEDGFTFRVAGRQFVWLWRERMDPRKPKVPNPGVVVVRVADLGGKEALLASDPATFFTTEHYDGYRSVLVRLDAVDGQVLAEVVTDSWRTQAPKHLLSEVDGG
- a CDS encoding EamA family transporter, coding for MPARDAALATLVAVVWGVNFIAIDRGLASVPPLLFVALRFVLVCFPAVFLVPRPAVPWRLVVTIGLFMSLGQFALVYVAMHLGMPAGLTPLVLQSQVLLTVLFSSVALRERPTRGQLLGVLVGAAGLAVVAVGRGPHAPLLPLLLVVAAATSWAIGNVVARHARPTSGLSMVVWSGLVVPVPLLALSLLGEGPAAVSAAVTHPDLGALGSAAFTAYLASLLGYGLWNSLLARHPATAVVPFTMLVPVAGIAAAWLALGEVPTATELTGGLMLLAGVAAAVLLSRRRQTSLRRAATHTAAPVTGAAVGASAAPEGAVDQRYAGCSGQGAS
- a CDS encoding NUDIX domain-containing protein, yielding MSLDAPSLSAHELRDRLESRPVSEREVLLEGMVWDVVRDTVDLGEAGTVRREYVLHPGAVGTVAMDDKGRILLVQQYRHPVGHYDWELPAGLLDVEGEPPWEAAARELHEEADLTAGTWNVLVDHFASPGGLSEVLRLFLARDLASVPHEERHQREAEEHGMPVRWVDLNEAVAAVLTGRLHNPAAIIGILTAYAARELDWGTLRPYDAPWPEHPAYR
- a CDS encoding YchJ family protein, producing the protein MSGAFGSGASGASPPGSGTSGSHTPGAGASAGGTFGRGTGRGGASTRSCPCGSGAAYAVCCQPLHDGERTPLTAEELMRSRYAAFAVGAGDYLSRTWHPAHRPADLALDPDLTWTGLEVLDTRAGGPDDDQGEVEFRASWRQGRERGVLHERSRFGRRGGRWVYLDGDVLG
- a CDS encoding LysR family transcriptional regulator, with the protein product MIDAVALRSLAAVDRLGSVAAAADSLGYTASAVSQQVKRLEARAGVALLEKYGRGVMLTEAGRLLAASAHDLLAQMEQLESQLQSTTGRPAGRVRLASFATAARGVVAPALAALRESSPELEVTLSEAEPWDAVSLVATGQVDLAVVHNWEPLPLAIPDHLTCRHLGSDYADVLVHCEHPLAGRERVSAAELAGERWVSVAPGSICHQWLTKMFHDIGRAPRIEHFAAEFASHIALVAQGLAVALVPRLGRGELPAGVVAVHVVAPVPTRTVTAVWRRTMGESPALAAVVEALADAPSSLVRPQGDRS